AGATGAACCGGGTGTGTAAGCCCGGAGGGACGATCCGCCTGGTCGAACACGGGCGAAGTGGACGTGGGACCGATCGCAAGCTATCAGAAGTGGCGGACCGACGCTCACTACAGCCAGACCGGCTGTCGCTGGATCAACAGCCCCGTGATATCGTTGCTGAAGCGGGGCTTACAGTCCACAATACTACTACTGGACTTCTTGGGATGATCACACTTTCGAGATCACCCCAGGCGGCGGTGATGAATAATGGCTGTGTTGCCTCCAAAACGGTAGAGTGGCTCGTCGCTGGTGGGCACCTGACCGTTCTTGGAGCACTGATCAGGTTCCGCGGATGGACGTTCCTACTTGCGGGCTACGACGAGACGTCGCGTGTCCCTGACGACGTGGCTCAGCAGGTGGCTGGCAACACGGTTCTCCGCGTCGGAATCGCCGTTTTCGCGTCGGTCTCTTCACCACTGTGACGAACCCACCGCGTTTCTCGGCTCCATACTAGGCAGTGTGATTCTGGTGGCCGTGTTGCGCTTGCTCTACCGACTCAACACGTGGGCACCGCACTCAACATAGCGCAAAACGGTGAGTTGCCCTCCGACACAGTGATTCTCGAAATCGTTTTTCATACTGGAGTAATGTAGTTCAACTGATGACTGATCTTCTGGTTCACGATGCGACCGTTGTGACGGTGAATCGAGAGAACCAGATCCTGCGGAACGGGTCCATTCGAGTGACGGACGGACGCATTACGTCAGTTGAGCCAACCGAATCCGGAGATCGAACCGCGACGGCGGATCGCGTAATCGACGCCAGCGGGGAAAGTCGTGATTCCGGGCCTCATCGACGCCCATCGACATACCGATTTTACGCTCGTTCAGGGACTATTCAGCGAACTGGACGGGAGTGAGTTGCTCAAAGAGGCTCTCGCGTTGTACCACACTGCTGAATCGGTACTGGGAGATTCCTTCTTTGAAGCCGCGTGGGACCTCGCCTGTCTGCGCCAGCTCACGCACGGCGTACGACAGTGAATGCGATGGACTTCACGCCGGAACTCGGTGCGGAAGCGATCGGCGAAGCCGGATTACGCGGTGTGATCGGACCGGAACTTGCGGATCTACTCAATCCTGTATCGGCGGACGAACAACTCCAAGCCGCTCGTCGATTCGTAGACTCGTATCACGGCAACTACGATGGCCGCGTCACGGCGAGTATCGCACCGGGCGGTGAGTCGGGTGTTCACGAGCCCTTTGGGAGGGGGTCGCAGTACTACGCGCCGAGTATCCCGAGTTGCGGCTCCACACGCATCTCTATGATTCTGCGGCGGCAGACACGATGGCGGCTGGAAGCGTGCCGACGATCCGCTTGACCTACTCGAACAGTACGGACTGCTTGATGAGCGAACGTTGCTCACGCATTTGCTCCACGTGATCGGGACGACGCGCGGCGCATCGCAGAGAGTGGCGCGCACGTGCTTCACTGCCCGACAGTGTACAGCTATTTCCAAGCCGGAGACCAGGCCTGGTTCCCCTGCCTGCTCTCCAAGAGTTCGGTGCGAACGTCGTGATCGGGTTAGACGATCCGTTCTGGTTCGACTCCTGGGATCTCATCCAGGAGGCCAAACACGCACGCTCCTGTCGAACTTCGAGTACGGCGCCCAGCAGTGGTCCTCGTATGAACTACTGCAAATGCTGACGATCGATGCTGCACGCGCGCTTGGTT
The Halobellus limi genome window above contains:
- a CDS encoding class I SAM-dependent methyltransferase, producing the protein MSSHRHRSRTGTDPASNRPMSLSEIKESYAEYADWIHRFDWLARLVTGRYRRAQFGDVDGKILDVACGTGTNFGYLPETSELVGIDISPEMLARAEDRLAELAIDGTLLQMDAQDLDFADDSFDAVISSLSTCTFPDPVAALREMNRVCKPGGTIRLVEHGRSGRGTDRKLSEVADRRSLQPDRLSLDQQPRDIVAEAGLTVHNTTTGLLGMITLSRSPQAAVMNNGCVASKTVEWLVAGGHLTVLGALIRFRGWTFLLAGYDETSRVPDDVAQQVAGNTVLRVGIAVFASVSSPL